GAGCTTTCAATCATGGCGGAGCAGGTTCAATTCAAAGCCTCTTGTTTTACATTCTTTCGCTGTTTTGTTTAAAATTACGCAGCGTTTTGGATCTTACTATCTTCTCTGTTTATTCTTTGTTGCAGACTGAGAAGGCATTTTTGAAGCAACCCAAGGTGTTTCTATGGTAAaataagatttaaaaaaaaaaaatctaacatcTCCTTTAATGTGGTTCTGCTGTTtggtttttaaatttgttttctgTTTTTTTGACTTTTTTTTCGCAGTTCAAAGAAATCTGGGAAGGGAAAGAGGCCTGGAAAGGGTGGAAATCGATTCTGGAAAAGCGTCGGCTTGGGTTTCAAGACTCCCAGAGAAGCTATTGAAGGTTCGGTTATTGTGCTCTCATTTATATGTATATGCACCAATTCTAGGTACTACTACTATTGGTTCATCTCTTATCGGGCTTTGAATGTATCTATAGGTGGGAAAAAAAAGTAATCTTTCATCTCTTCTCGGGCTTCCCTTGTAATATATGGTGCGAATGCCATATGCTTTTCCAACTATCTAATTGAATTTCAGTTTTAAATCTTGACTTTGTGATGTGATTTGGTAGTTTGTTCTTGAATCCATTAGAGTAAAACCAACCTCTATTGGTTCATTTTCAGCTGTTTCTTTGTCTTCAGAAGTTGTGATTAATTAATGCACATTTTCATTGTGGTTTTTACTTGGAATATCTAATCCCTGATTTACCATCATTGGTATATGTGCATTGCATAATTTTCTGTATGATATTTCGCATTCGGTTTTGAAATATAGCTTCCTATGAAATTATTTGCTTTTAGGTAATACATAAGATTCTGCATTTCAATTTCTGTATGGCTCCAGTTGAGGTGTAGAAATTTAGCAAGCATAGGTTGATTTGTCATTTAGTCAAGTTATACTCTGTAATCAGATTATTTATGCATGATCAAATCAAGGCGCTTTTAGATTGACCAAATAATATAGCTTTGTTAAGTGAATGTTCAATTGAGGTACAAAAGAGTTATAGATGAAAGTAGTTTGCTTTTGTAAAAATTGAATTATTTGGTTTCTGCGAGAAAAAGATATTGCCCTAGGTTAGGAGTAATTTTCCAGTTTTCCTTCTTAAAGTTCAGAAACAAATATTTAGGAAaagataatattaaatttaaaagtgaCCTAGTATCCTGCCTTAAATTTATGTGTGTGTGTTAATTGTTCATGTTTATATGGGCTGTAAGGAATATAAATATTGCATTTGTTCAACTAATTCTCATTGTATGATCTGGAAAAGGGAAACAATTTGATAACATAATATGCTTAGGTTGATAATTAAAAACCTTGGGAGTGGAGCATACTCCTACATCCAAGGTAAGCCATGTGCTAAATACATTGCTTCTTTTTTTCTTAAaaagtaataataaaaaaaaaatccattgatGGGTCGTAGTGTTTTCTGAGCTTTCATGGCAAGTCCATCATTGCCTTTTTGTTCATGTAATTGCGATGTTCTTCGTGTGCTTCTCCacggtaataaaaaataaaataaaataaaattttatgtttgCTGATTCAATGCTTGAAATATGTTTCTTACAGGAACTTATATTGATAAGAAATGCCCCTTCACTGGAACTGTGTCTATCAGGGGTCGAATCTTAGCTGGAACTTGCCACAGTGCCAAGATGATGAGGACCATTATTGTCCGCCGGAATTACCTTCATTTTATAAAGAAATACCAAAGGCATATTCCAATGTTGCTTTTGATGATGTCAATTTCCTTTCATTACTTATATGGAAGAATAATCATATTTCCCTCTTCTTTTTCATAGATATGAAAAGAGACATTCAAATATTCCAGCACACATATCTCCATGTTTCCGTGTGAAAGAAGGAGATCATGTTATTATTGGGCAATGCAGGTTAGTTTCTGTATGTCCATGTGATTCATTTTTACAGgcataatttacaatttttggtCTCCTCATGGCTCattggccttttttttttttttttcttttttgtctgTTCAAAATTTTGACAAATTTAGACCACTATCAAAGACTGTTAGATTCAATGTGCTTAAGGTGATTCCTGCTGGATCTTCTGGCGGTGGCAAGAAGGCCTTCACAGGAATGTGAGTTTTGACAATGATGTTTTTCAGGCGAGTGTTACAGTCACAATGGATTTAGGGTAATCTGGTTATGTAAAAGCAGATTTTGGAAGTCTTGAACAGCATCTAGGTTTGACATTGGATGCTTCTATTTTTTCGCCCTTCTCAGATTATTGATTAAATTATGGATTATTGAAGATACT
Above is a genomic segment from Hevea brasiliensis isolate MT/VB/25A 57/8 chromosome 17, ASM3005281v1, whole genome shotgun sequence containing:
- the LOC110648307 gene encoding 40S ribosomal protein S11, which codes for MAEQTEKAFLKQPKVFLCSKKSGKGKRPGKGGNRFWKSVGLGFKTPREAIEGTYIDKKCPFTGTVSIRGRILAGTCHSAKMMRTIIVRRNYLHFIKKYQRYEKRHSNIPAHISPCFRVKEGDHVIIGQCRPLSKTVRFNVLKVIPAGSSGGGKKAFTGM